A genomic region of Gossypium hirsutum isolate 1008001.06 chromosome D01, Gossypium_hirsutum_v2.1, whole genome shotgun sequence contains the following coding sequences:
- the LOC107938933 gene encoding short-chain dehydrogenase reductase 2a, which produces MTMPPQVIPDKTLQGLYGLGRENNSSPHPRRLEGKVAIVTGGARGIGEATVRLFARHGAKVVIADVEDTLGTALANSLSPCVTFVHCDVSLEEDIENLVSSTVSRYGRLDILFNNAGVLGNQRKHKSIVDFDVDEFDNIMRVNVRGMALGIKHAARAMIPRGGGCIISTASVAGVMGGLGPHAYTASKHAIVGLTKNAACELGRYGIRVNCISPFGVATPMLVNAWRSHDDEEEETGFNFGIPCQQETEKTEEFVRGLANLKGPTLRAKDIAEAALYLAGDESKYVSGHNLVVDGGVTTSRNCVGL; this is translated from the exons ATGACCATGCCTCCTCAAGTGATTCCCGACAAGACCCTTCAAGGTCTCTATGGTTTGGGTAGAGAAAACAATTCTTCTCCTCACCCTAGAAG GTTGGAAGGGAAAGTTGCTATTGTGACGGGAGGAGCAAGAGGGATTGGGGAGGCAACAGTGAGGCTTTTTGCAAGGCACGGTGCTAAGGTAGTGATCGCAGATGTGGAAGACACGCTTGGAACTGCGTTGGCTAATTCTTTGTCTCCTTGTGTCACTTTTGTTCATTGTGATGTTAGCCTGGAAGAAGACATTGAGAATTTAGTAAGCTCAACAGTTTCCCGATATGGGCGGCTTGATATCCTTTTTAACAATGCTGGGGTGCTTGGGAATCAGAGAAAGCATAAAAGCATTGTTGATTTCGACGTGGATGAGTTCGATAATATAATGAGAGTGAACGTGAGGGGAATGGCGCTGGGAATCAAGCATGCTGCACGTGCAATGATTCCCCGAGGTGGTGGGTGCATCATTTCAACAGCCAGTGTTGCTGGAGTGATGGGTGGCCTTGGTCCACATGCTTACACGGCTTCGAAACACGCCATTGTTGGATTGACAAAGAACGCGGCTTGTGAACTAGGGCGGTATGGGATTAGAGTGAACTGCATTTCTCCATTCGGTGTGGCTACACCTATGCTTGTGAATGCATGGAGAAGCCACGACGATGAAGAAGAGGAAACCGGCTTTAACTTTGGGATTCCATGCCAACAAGAAACGGAGAAGACGGAAGAGTTCGTGAGAGGGCTTGCCAATTTGAAAGGTCCAACACTCAGGGCTAAAGACATAGCTGAGGCTGCTTTATATCTTGCTGGCGATGAATCTAAATATGTAAGTGGGCATAATCTTGTAGTGGATGGTGGAGTCACAACATCAAGAAATTGTGTTGGCTTGTAA